The genomic stretch ATAAGAATTGTAGTAAAATAGTATAAATTTTTATAAGTGGAAAGGTTTAACATGGCAATGACGTTACAACAAATAGCAACGGCAATTCAAGCTGAGCTACACGGCGATGGCAATATCGAGATTAGTACGATTAGTTCGATGCAAAATGCACAGCCGGGTAGTATTACTTTTTTAAGTGATAGCAAATACAGTGCTCAACTCGCTAGTGTTGCCGCTTCAGCTGTCATTGTTAAATCGGATGATCTTGCCGCGTGTAATACCAATGCCTTAGTGATGAAAAATCCGTATGTTGGTTTTGCACTTGTTGCACAGTTACTGGATACAACTCCCGCACCAGCGACAGATATTGCGCCAAGTGCTGTGATTGCAGAGGATGTGGTATTAGGTGACAATGTCGCTATCGGTGCCAATGCGGTTATCGAAACGGGTGTGACGTTAGCGGATAACGTTGTGATCGGTGCTGGTTGTTTTGTTGGTAAAGATACCAGCATTGGTCAGAGCACTAAATTGTGGGCAAATGTTACTATTTACCACAATATTGCCATTGGCAGCGATTGTTTGATCCAAAGTGGTACTGTTATCGGCGCGGATGGCTTTGGTTATGCAAATGATGGCGGAAAATGGATCAAGATCCCACAACTTGGTCGTGTGATTATTGGCGATCGTGTTGAGATCGGCGCATGTACAACGATTGATCGTGGTGCGTTAGATAATACCATTATTAGCGACGGCGTGATTTTAGATAATCAGTGTCAAGTTGGCCATAATGTAGAAATTGGTGAAAACACCGCTATCTCTGGCGGTACCCTGTTAGCAGGAAGCTTAAAACTAGGTAAACAATGCATGATTGGTGGTGGTAGTGTTATCAATGGTCATATGGAAATAACCGATAACGTTAATATCACAGGTATGTCGATGGTAATGCGCCCGATTGATAAAGCAGGTCTGTATTCATCTGGTATTCCGGCACAAACTAATCGTGAATGGCGTCGTCAAACGGCCCGTGTAATGAAAATTGATGATATGCATAAACGCTTATCTAAACTAGAAAAATTAAGCTAAACCTAAGCGCTATAATGCTTTCGTTGCGACAGGAATTAAAATTTTGAGCGAACAAAAAAATACCATCGAAATACAAGAAATCATGAGTCTTTTACCACATCGTTACCCGTTTTTACTGGTTGATCGTGTATTGGATTATGTACCGGGAAAGTCGATCCATGCAGTTAAAAATGTGTCGGTCAATGAGCCGCAATTTACTGGCCATTTCCCAACCAACCCTATTTTCCCTGGTGTATTGATTTTAGAAGCATTGGCTCAAGCATCGGGTTTGTTAGGTTATAAGTCTGATGGCGGTCCAGCAGACAATGAATTGTATTATTTTGCTGGTATTGATAAGGCGCGTTTCCGCAAACCGGTTGTACCTGGCGATGTTTTACACCTACACATAGAATTAATCAAAGAACGCCGTGGTATCGGTCGCTTTACTGCTATTGCAAAAGTAGATGGTAAAGTAGTTTGCGATGCTGAGATCATGTGCGCGAAACGAGAGGCTAACTAGTGATCCATGAAACAGCTATTGTGCATGAAAGCGCAAAAATTGGTAACAATGTAAAAATTGGTCCTTGGACTATCGTTGGTGAAAACGTAGAGATTGGCGATGATTGTGTTATTGCCTCTCATGTTGTTATTAATGGTCCATGCAAAATTGGTAAAGGTAATCGCTTTTTCCAATACGGTTCAATCGGTGAAGAATGCCAAGATCTAAAATATGCGGGTGAACACACACGTCTTGAGATTGGTGATAATAATGTATTTCGCGAAGGCGTCACCATTCACCGTGGAACAGTACAAGACCAGGGTTTAACCAAAATTGGTAGCAATAGTTTATTCATGGTTAATGCACACGTTGCACACGATGTTATGATCGGTGATAACTGTATTTTTGCTAATAATGCGACCTTAGCGGGTCATGTACATATTGGTGATTATGTTATTTTTGGTGGTCACGCGGCTATTCACCAGTTTGGTAAAGTGGGTTCTCATGCCTTCGTTGCCGGTGGTTCGGTTATCATTAAAGATATCCCGCCTTATGTAATGGCATCAGGTCATCACGCTAAGCCTTTTGGTATCAACTCTGAAGGCCTTAAGCGCCGTGGATTTGATGCTGAAGCGATTAAAGCTGTTAAGCGTGCTTATCGTGTATTATTCCGTCAAGGTAATACAGTTGCTGAAGCATTAGCAGCATTAGAAGAAAGTGCAAATGAACAACCAAGCGTTGCTTTGTTTACAGAATTTTTAAAAACCAATGAACGTGGTATTATTCGTTAATCGTATTCTTTATAGATAGCTTACAATGACAACGAAACCATTACGTATTGGTATTATCGCCGGGGAAGTCTCTGGCGATATTTTAGCTGCCGCCCTGATCAAAGAAATTCAATCCCGTCACCCTGATGCTATTTTCGAAGGTATTGCTGGACCACGCATGCAAGCGCTTGGTTTTAATACGCTGTTTGAAATGGAAGAGCTATCTGTTTTTGGTCTTGTCGAAGTACTCGGCCGGTTACCAAGACTGTTTAAAGTAAAACGTGAAGTCCTTGCCCATTTTAAGCAAAACCCACCAGATATCTTTATTGGTGTCGATGCGCCAGATTTTAATATTCCCATTGAATTAAAGCTTAAAGCAGATGGCATAAAAACTGTGCATTATGTAAGCCCTTCGGTTTGGGCATGGCGTCAAAAGCGTGTTTTCAAAATTAAAAAAGCAGTCGATATGGTATTAGCGTTTCTGCCGTTTGAAAAAGCGTTTTATGATGAATATGATGTGCCGTGTCGTTTTGTCGGCCACACGATGGCTGATGCTATTCCATTAGTAGGTGCGGATAAGCAAGCCGCTATTAGTGAACTTAAGTTGGATCCTAAACAGCGTTACGTGGCTATTTTACCGGGTAGTCGTGCAGGCGAAGTTGGATTGCTGTCTGCAAGCTTTTTAGAAACGGCTATTTTGTTAAAACAGCGGTTTAGTGATTTACAGTTTGTGATCCCTATGGTCAATGAAGAACGTAAAGCACAGTTTATCGCGATTAAAGCAGAAGTTGCCCCTGATCTTGAGGTTATTATTTTAGATGGTCATGCGCGTGAAGCGATGGCTGTTGCTGATGCAGTATTGTTAGCGTCGGGTACGGCAGCATTGGAAACTATGTTGATGAAACGTGCTATGGTCGTCGGTTATCGCGTTAAGCCGCTAACTTATAAGATCATGCTACGCTTGATGAAAGCACCCTTTGTATCATTACCTAACTTATTAGCGAAAAAAGAAATTGTCGCAGAGCGGTTACAAGATGATTGCCAGCCAGAAATTTTAGCGGATGAGATGGCGAAGTTGTTAACAACTGATAATGCAGCTCTCATTGAGCATTTTACTGAATTGCATGAGCAAATTCGTTGTAATGCGGACAAACAAGCTGCAGATGCAGTACTTGAATTAATTAATGACAATAATATCCCAGCAATATCGCAGAAATAGAGCAGGTAACTAACAATGTATGATGAAATAATTTATCCAGAAGGGAAACTTGTTGCTGGTGTTGACGAAGTTGGACGTGGTCCATTGGTTGGCGATGTCGTTACGGCTGCAGTGATATTAGATCCAAATAACCCCATTATCGGCTTAACGGATTCAAAAAAATTAAGCGAGAAAAAACGCCAGCTATTGTTCCCTGAAATTAAAGAGAAAGCATTAGCTTGGAGCATTGGCCGTTGTAGCCCTAGCGAAATTGATGAGCTGAATATCTTACAGGCGACCATGGTTGCCATGCAACGCGCAGTAGCAGGTTTAGCGATTCAACCTGAGCATGTATTTATTGATGGTAACCGTTGCCCTGTATTGCCAATGTCTGCTGAAGCTATTGTCAAAGGTGACTTACGCGTAGCCGAGATAAGTGCAGCGTCAATCTTAGCCAAAGTAGTGCGTGATACCGAGATGGAAGCACTGGATAAACGTTTTCCTGAATATGGTTTTTCCCAGCATAAAGGTTATCCAACCAAGGCACATATGGAAAAATTAGCCGAGCTTGGGCCGACAGAAGAATACCGTAAAAGTTTTAAACCTGTGCAACGCGCGTTAGGTTTATTGAAATAAGGTCAGGTGGCAGCGCGCCACTTGCTCGTTATTGTTTCTCGTTTATTTTATCTACTCTCAATTAGCAGAAATTTTTATTTATGGCAGAACCACGTTTTATTCACCTGCACTTACACTCTGAATTCTCAATGGTGGACAGCTTAGTACGTATTAAACGTCTTGCTCCTCGCTTACAAGAACTCAACATGCCCGCAGTCGCGTTAACCGATCAAACTAATATGTGTGCGTTGGTTAAGTTTTATGGTGCGATGGAACGCGCTGGTGTTAAACCTATTATTGGTGCTGACTTTTGGGTACAAAGTGAAGAGTACCCTGAAGAGCAGTTTAAAATCACGGCACTGGCTAAAGATAATAAAGGTTATAACAACATCACAGTACTGATCTCTAAAGCGTATAGCCGTGGTCATGTTGATGGTCGTGCGATTATTGATAAAGCGTGGTTAGCTGAACATGCTGAAGGTATTATCTTATTATCTGGTGCGCGTAACGGTGATGTCGGTAAGGCATTATTAAAAGGTAATGCGGCACTTGTTCAGCAATGCTTATCCTTCTACCAAGCCCATTTTCCTGATAGCTACTATCTTGAGTTGATTCGTACTGGTCGTCCAGACGAAGAAGCGTATCTGCACATGGCTATTGATTTGGCGACCCAGTATCAATTGCCTGTTGTGGCAACCAATGATGTTGTGTTCTTAAACGAAGATGAATTTGATGCGCATGAAATTCGCGTATCGATCCACGATGGTTATACGCTAGAAGATAAGCGCCGTCCTCGATTGTACAGTAAAGAACAATACTTACGCAGT from Moritella marina ATCC 15381 encodes the following:
- the lpxD gene encoding UDP-3-O-(3-hydroxymyristoyl)glucosamine N-acyltransferase; amino-acid sequence: MAMTLQQIATAIQAELHGDGNIEISTISSMQNAQPGSITFLSDSKYSAQLASVAASAVIVKSDDLAACNTNALVMKNPYVGFALVAQLLDTTPAPATDIAPSAVIAEDVVLGDNVAIGANAVIETGVTLADNVVIGAGCFVGKDTSIGQSTKLWANVTIYHNIAIGSDCLIQSGTVIGADGFGYANDGGKWIKIPQLGRVIIGDRVEIGACTTIDRGALDNTIISDGVILDNQCQVGHNVEIGENTAISGGTLLAGSLKLGKQCMIGGGSVINGHMEITDNVNITGMSMVMRPIDKAGLYSSGIPAQTNREWRRQTARVMKIDDMHKRLSKLEKLS
- the fabZ gene encoding 3-hydroxyacyl-ACP dehydratase FabZ, whose translation is MSEQKNTIEIQEIMSLLPHRYPFLLVDRVLDYVPGKSIHAVKNVSVNEPQFTGHFPTNPIFPGVLILEALAQASGLLGYKSDGGPADNELYYFAGIDKARFRKPVVPGDVLHLHIELIKERRGIGRFTAIAKVDGKVVCDAEIMCAKREAN
- the lpxA gene encoding acyl-ACP--UDP-N-acetylglucosamine O-acyltransferase; this translates as MIHETAIVHESAKIGNNVKIGPWTIVGENVEIGDDCVIASHVVINGPCKIGKGNRFFQYGSIGEECQDLKYAGEHTRLEIGDNNVFREGVTIHRGTVQDQGLTKIGSNSLFMVNAHVAHDVMIGDNCIFANNATLAGHVHIGDYVIFGGHAAIHQFGKVGSHAFVAGGSVIIKDIPPYVMASGHHAKPFGINSEGLKRRGFDAEAIKAVKRAYRVLFRQGNTVAEALAALEESANEQPSVALFTEFLKTNERGIIR
- the lpxB gene encoding lipid-A-disaccharide synthase, whose translation is MTTKPLRIGIIAGEVSGDILAAALIKEIQSRHPDAIFEGIAGPRMQALGFNTLFEMEELSVFGLVEVLGRLPRLFKVKREVLAHFKQNPPDIFIGVDAPDFNIPIELKLKADGIKTVHYVSPSVWAWRQKRVFKIKKAVDMVLAFLPFEKAFYDEYDVPCRFVGHTMADAIPLVGADKQAAISELKLDPKQRYVAILPGSRAGEVGLLSASFLETAILLKQRFSDLQFVIPMVNEERKAQFIAIKAEVAPDLEVIILDGHAREAMAVADAVLLASGTAALETMLMKRAMVVGYRVKPLTYKIMLRLMKAPFVSLPNLLAKKEIVAERLQDDCQPEILADEMAKLLTTDNAALIEHFTELHEQIRCNADKQAADAVLELINDNNIPAISQK
- the rnhB gene encoding ribonuclease HII; the encoded protein is MYDEIIYPEGKLVAGVDEVGRGPLVGDVVTAAVILDPNNPIIGLTDSKKLSEKKRQLLFPEIKEKALAWSIGRCSPSEIDELNILQATMVAMQRAVAGLAIQPEHVFIDGNRCPVLPMSAEAIVKGDLRVAEISAASILAKVVRDTEMEALDKRFPEYGFSQHKGYPTKAHMEKLAELGPTEEYRKSFKPVQRALGLLK